The Dermacentor andersoni chromosome 1, qqDerAnde1_hic_scaffold, whole genome shotgun sequence genomic interval ACAACGGATAGCTGGGGTTGGGATGAGCTAGCAGTGTGGCATCGGCCAACGCGTGCTTGATAGAATTGAAAGCTTCATCTGTTGTGCTGTCCCAGGGCAGTGCAGTTGACGATTGTTTGCCACAGAGCAAGCGCTCGAGTGGTTCCAGCAGCATAGCACAGTTTCTAATGAATCGGCGGTAAAAGTTTACCAGGCCTAGAAACTGGCGCAGCTTAGTAATTGAAGCTGGCTTGGGGAACTCCATGATGGCTTGCACTTTGTGAGGAAGAGGGCGGATGCCGTTGTTATCCAagcgatggccgagaaaatcaAGTGATGGTACTCCGAACTCGCTCTTGGCAGTGTTGACGACGATACCATTTGCTGATAGGCGCTCAAAAAGCTGATGGAGATGTTGGAGGTGCTCTTCGTGGGATGAGCTTGCCACAAGCAAGTCGTCAACGTAGGCGAAAACGAACGGCAGACTGTGTCGATGAACCGCTGTGATGTCTGTGCAGCATTTcggagaccgaatggcattctcAAAAATTCAAAGAGGCCAAATGGAGTGGTAATTGCTGTTTTTGGTATGTCTTCTTGTGCGACAGGAATTTGGTGAAAGGCTCGTACCAGGTCAATTTTGGAAAATACTGTAGTGCCATCCAGTGCCGACGTGAAATCTTGGATGTTAGGCAGTGGGTACCGGTCCGGAATGGTTTTTGCATTCAGGGATCGGTAGTCCCCACATGGCCTCCAGTCACCTGATTTCTTGGGGACCAGATGGAGCGGAGACGCCCAGCTGCTGGACGATGGTCGTATAATTCCAAGTTCCAACATGTGTTCGAACTCTGCTCGGGCAATTTTGAGTTTGTCTGGGGCGAGTCGTCGTGGGCGAGCAAATACAGGTGGACCAGTTGTTAGGATGTGATGACGTACATCATGTTGTACGGGCTTTGTCCAGTCGGGTGGTCGCGTGAGGTTGGGGAACTTTTGAAGGAGGCAAGCAAAAGGATCACCAGCAATTGTTGTGGTTGGGGCGACTATAGGCGAGTCACAGGAAACGACGCCATGAACAGAGAGCAACGTAGCGGTGTCCAGCAGGCGTTGGCGTTTCACATCGACCAGCAGTCCATGGTGGTCCAGGAAATCAGCGCCAATAAGAGCACGGCGAACGTCAGCGACGAGGAAAACCCAACGGAACACGCGGCGCAGGCCAAGGTTCAGGGTGAGGGACCGCGACTTGTAAACAGGTATCCTGCTACCGTTGACAGCTTGAAGATAGGAGGTCGGCGGTGTAGTTCGGTCGGAACCTTGCGCGGGAATAATGCTGACCTCCGCCCCGGTGTCCACCAGGTATGGCTGGCCTGTGGTTCTGTCCATGACATGAAATAGGCGACTTTTGCTTTGGCCCTGACCGGTTGTCGCCATTAAAGGTCGGCCGGCTGGTTTCCCTGCCATGCACAAGGACGGAGGCAGTGGCGCGCCTCCTGCCCGAAGCGGCGGTGATAAAAGCATACCCGTGGTGGCGTTTGAGACCGGGAGCGTTGTTCTCTTGGACGCCGTGATCTACTCGAGCTGCGGTACCTTCCGTGACGGGGTGAAGTGCGATGACGCTCCGCAGCACAAACTAATTGTTCAAGGCGATTGCAGAGCACGTCGATGGGAGAAGCGGCGGAGGATGATGTTTGCGGCACTGAACTCGCAGTGGTGCTTGATGGTGTTACGTTGCACACCGCTGGCGTCACCACCTCCATGACTTTGTCCGCCAGGCTGGCCAGGCTGTTGAGGTCCATTACCGTGGCTGTAGCGAGTATCATCTGAACGTTTACTGGAAGGCGCTGCATGAACAATTCCCGAAGGAGGCGGTCGTCGTTTACTGTTGTGTTGCCGCTCATGAGCTGTCGCATACGGCGAAGGAGCTGGCTTGGCCGACGGTCTCCCAAGTCCTCTGCGGAGAGCAACTGCTGCATGCGGGCTCGCTGCGATGTTGTTGTACGCTCGAGAAGTGCAGCCTTAAAATCGCTGTATGGAGTGGCGGAAGCCGGTCCAGAAAGCAGGTCGGCAACTTCTTCTGCAGCAGTAGGCGACAGTGCCGAAACAACTAGGTGGTACTTGCGTTGTTCCGTGCGAACGCCAGAGAGAATAAATTGCGATTCCGCTTGAAGAAACCGAACTGCAGGGTTGCGGTCCCAGTATGGTGGGAGTCGGATGGAAACCGCAGAGACGTCTTGTTGCTCGGTCGTGCCCGTAAGTTCAGTGTCTGGTTGCATCTCGTTGCTGTGCATGGCTCCACAATAACTTCGGCAGTGCCGCGAAGAAAACTACGGGTCACCACTTTGTAGAGCcgtggtaaacgagacggacacacgtcttttcggtaacaaggtctagtttattctgtctaaacagagagaattgagcgggcgcgcgcagcgcgccggaagtggcgagggctttagagaaagagaggacaaaagaaggaaaaggagcatagagaagtgcggtgcgcggacctagtgcgaaaggaaagcagtaaacaaagtaataagaAAAGGGAGATCGCGCACGACCttcggcacagtgagtcggatcatgtgtccgtgtgcctggtgtccaacactcgtgaaggtccgcttacgggaggcccgcgggacgccccgcggagttgtttatggctgcgggggtggtgcgcagctccatcgccgcgccgctacaaacgcgttagaagacagggtctggTGCCAAAGATATCCAAGCTAATAATATATTAGCAATGATGCTGTCGTTTCTACGCAAAGAGGTTATATATTTAAACTGCTGGAGTGACAGTCAAATTCACCGGCTACGGGaacgcgtgaagccgccggcggccatattgttagaggaaaatGAGGGCGGCTAGAGTACGTAGCCGCGGTATACGGCGCGGCGCttcctgtgcttgcggttctgtgaggaaaaataaaattaaaacccTCTAAGAAGATATCAGTCCGccgttgtgtgtcgctgttgtcaaaaaaatATCATGGTGGTGGGCGCCTGGTGTTCTGGGTCTAATAAGTTGcgtgaactgaaaaacagtcgtgtttcctgttttcatcattcagtaacctgccgtatgcatcggcagtgtgatgccTTTTCGTCGATACGTGGAGCTGACCCGTATTGGCAATGACATGGCCTCGAAATATAtcatccttatgccatttctttaaaacaTCACTGTCTGTGCGAATGAGTGTTTTTGGTTTAaacttagaaaacaagaaaaaaatacaacggtaggtctcatttttgtccggcgtttcagttttatccgaaaagagtcggtgaaagcaaacttacaataaagctaaggcgacccacgaTCTGCACTTAGCCGCAagcacatgcgctccaatgagaataacctgccaaagttaaggtcatgtgtcagctggcggctcaagcaatctttactttttttttcgtttctgcgtccgttctgcctgcgtctgcgacgagaacgagaagTGGGACGGCAGATAAAGAGAAAGTTGTGGAGGGAGGtagtagcgtaatggttagcgcgcCCAGCTCCCAAATGGAGGATGCTGCGAATACATGGGCTCGAATCcaggtggtttgtttgtgaaaacAACTTTCTGTGCTCTGTGGTGAGGGCGAACCTCAGAATGAGACAGCAGCCTGACAACAaaggtcgccgtcaacgtaacagaataagcgggcgtgcaaggtcacacctaaagccgaaagtatattcagaggaaatacagtatgctgctgtcgacaaaaaaaaaagtgtcgagTAACGAGCAGTGTTGtagagcgaggctgtagaccgataatgtccccatagacaggaccacgctcgaATCCCAGTGCTCAGCGGAAAGGTACATAGACAGTATGTCAGCTAGCGtgcaattgatacttcattaagatCGTTGCGTGTTtatgttgtgtctagcaggagcgagtagtgtaagagatgacactggagagaaggcggtgaggcgaagtccgcgaaaagtacttAAGGagagccatattgaacgtcgacgccgtttcaacaaagccttcgacttcagttgctcaggtcgccagaaaaGCTTGAGTAACAGCATAGCGCTGGGCATATTTGCTAACCACAGCGGTAGatgcacactttgcggaagtaaacagaggaaatgGACCTAGTTAGTCGGCcggccttttcgagctctggcatagctcgaaaaatgaatgtggcgaagtatgacgcttaaaatagtatatgccaacccaaaCGAAttagcgtggtcatacttgcgtgacacgccatggtggcctgtcACCAGGACATCTTGAATTGCAGCGTTGACTGTTTTcattgggtgcttgagaataaaaacgagcacattagAGACGTCCAAGGGACGTTTGcacggtacaagagcacatcgccccccccccccccccaaaaaaaaaaaaaaaaaacacacacacacgaaaataaCCTGGCCAATAggggcatcataagatcgagcactacggcacttgatgatcttgttcaggatgacgtcagcgtttcattcagcgtttatttctgagaaaatgagttgaagttgcatttatttgcatcacaatggcgggcgtaatcaggcaaacattgacagcacttCATTCAGGGTGCctgactactctgtggagattacgtacgacaatgacaacaaagaacacataaagcttcgtttacatcaaTTCACACATACGtgagatccgcataattttttggactatcaatttatatgcttaagaatggcgctcattaatgcaATGTCTGCATTCAGAGTGAACAAAAGCGGCAGCCGTCTGCACGGTATAATTGATTTAAACGGTTTTAATGCCATGGACATTATAttgttgccaacttccgtgggattgcaGTCGTAAAATTGGGATGCAAGTGACAGGGAAACccggaggttgatgaacggcaagaaggcaggagcttgcacaagacctcagggaaatAAAATTACTTTTTCGAGCAGCGTGGTCAGGGAGCCATGCAATGGTTTCAACCTCTATTAAATATCCtgcaaaatatgaacagaggccggcaaaaatgcgggcattttgtgaaaggtgaaaccgctggaaatctcaggacagcattagcctaaatataaaagatgacctaaaaataagaaagcattacgttgacagggtggccaaattttggcaaaaataaatgggctgttgaagcagttcaggtgAAACCCGATGGTGCAAAATAAGGAGAGAATGGCGGCAAGTGTTGAAaagaggtcaagtaggtcctgtggccgacgccagcgcccgacAACAGTCAGGCGACTGCActtataagcgagatgcctggtcgtcagttaCAGGGTGATTCGGGTGTGAAATATTGGACGTGAAATTCATCACATTAAATAGAGTGAATCCAAcgtgtcattcttcgacggctggtaccgattctcgtgcaatgaggatgggaacaaattgtctcacgtgccgacagtcaccttcctcgaactgccaacattccttcccctccgtggttgcttagtttttattgggtttggctgctaatcacgaggtctcgggatcgaacccgagccatggcagccgtatttcgatgggtgtgaaatgcgaaaacacccgtgtacttagggttaggcgcatggtaaagaaccccaagtagtctaaattattcccgaatacccactacggcatgcctcacaatgagatcgtagttttggcatgtaaaatcttataatgtgttatgtaacattcggtAAGGATGTCCTTGgaagtcgcacaactcttgaatacaagtaattGTCAGGAGCTGTGCGCGAGGTCATTGAATACGTcggtagcctttatggcgttcgataagtgctagtctacattgcggctatgtTATAAAGGCACAACGGCAATATGGTAGACATATGGAGAGCATGCAAATCCCGTATATATTACTGcgcaataattttaaatag includes:
- the LOC126516481 gene encoding uncharacterized protein, yielding MHSNEMQPDTELTGTTEQQDVSAVSIRLPPYWDRNPAVRFLQAESQFILSGVRTEQRKYHLVVSALSPTAAEEVADLLSGPASATPYSDFKAALLERTTTSQRARMQQLLSAEDLGDRRPSQLLRRMRQLMSGNTTVNDDRLLRELFMQRLPVNVQMILATATVMDLNSLASLADKVMEVVTPAVCNVTPSSTTASSVPQTSSSAASPIDVLCNRLEQLVCAAERHRTSPRHGRYRSSSRSRRPREQRSRSQTPPRVCFYHRRFGQEARHCLRPCAWQGNQPADL